The following coding sequences are from one Deltaproteobacteria bacterium window:
- a CDS encoding type I 3-dehydroquinate dehydratase: MARRLAIGSVPLSDRAPRIVAAGGEADLEALVGADGADLVELRADLCDDPRPETLPALLGRLRAGGRPVILTARAAAEGGRPMDEARRRALYTAGLPHADAIDVEVASTALAAELVPRARAAGKTVMLSAHALHATPPVAALLQLLDRAEALGADLTKLVAHAADLGDLRVLLEVTLAARTRGIVTLATGPAGPLSRVVLPAAGSLLAYGHAGRPTAPSGQLPVAELAALLRRLLPS, encoded by the coding sequence ATGGCGCGCCGACTCGCCATCGGCTCCGTCCCGCTCTCCGATCGTGCGCCGCGCATCGTCGCCGCGGGGGGCGAGGCAGATCTGGAGGCGCTCGTCGGCGCCGACGGCGCCGATCTGGTGGAGCTGCGCGCCGACCTGTGCGACGACCCGCGCCCGGAGACGCTGCCGGCGCTGCTCGGACGCCTGAGGGCCGGCGGTCGCCCCGTGATCCTGACCGCGCGCGCCGCCGCCGAGGGCGGCCGGCCGATGGACGAGGCCCGCCGGCGCGCGCTCTACACGGCCGGGCTGCCGCACGCCGACGCGATCGACGTCGAGGTCGCCTCGACGGCGCTCGCCGCGGAGCTCGTGCCTCGGGCCCGGGCCGCCGGCAAGACCGTCATGCTGTCGGCGCACGCGCTGCATGCGACGCCGCCGGTCGCGGCGCTCCTCCAGCTCCTCGATCGCGCCGAGGCGCTGGGCGCGGACCTGACGAAGCTCGTCGCCCACGCGGCCGACCTCGGCGACCTGCGCGTGCTGCTCGAGGTCACGCTTGCCGCCCGCACCCGCGGCATCGTGACGCTCGCCACGGGCCCCGCGGGCCCGCTCTCGCGCGTCGTCCTGCCCGCCGCCGGCTCCCTCCTCGCCTACGGCCACGCCGGCCGCCCGACCGCACCGTCGGGCCAATTGCCCGTCGCCGAGCTCGCCGCGCTCCTCCGCCGCCTCCTCCCCTCGTAG